The region AGCAGGTGCCCGATTTTTGAGTTGTGCATGGTTCACATTTTGCTGCGTGTTCCATACAGACTTCTGACACGACACTTCATGACCGGCCAACACTCTGTTCTGCCGGGCGGAGATGCGGGGGTTTTCTGTCACAGCCATTGACAGGACCATCCCGATATCTGGCGGGTGTTGAGCCAGTTGATGTTCTTGTGAGCACGTGGCCATGAGCCTGATAGAGCCGACCGCAGCAACAACATCGAAAACCCCGTAAGAAGCGGGGTTTTCGGAGTATGGCCTACGTAAAAAGTCACATCTCAGATCACAATTCTGGATCAGGAGGGGAGAGCTTCCGGAAGAGCACTCGGCAGATCCCCATTCCAACGCAAAGGTGCCGCGTGCAATTGCCGGCGTGTACGTTCTGCATCCCAGGCGTGAAATATCAGTATGTCCTCACCAGCAAGTTGAGTCACGCTGGCGTGGCCGGGGCCTGTGAGGTGCCCAGCAGTCCGCAGCACGTTGGCTCCTGGTACCGGCTCGGTCCAGGGTCCCAGCGGATGGTCGGCTACAGCGTGACCTACGCCGTAGGTTTCGTTGGTCCAGGCGCCCCCGGAATACAGCAGGTGGTATCTCCCGTGCCGGTGCAGCACGAATGGGCCCTCCAGCGTGTGCCAGTCATAGACCGCGCCATACATGCTCCGGGCCCGCTGGTACACTTGCCAGTCACCGCTGGCCCGCAGGATCGTCTGCGTCTCGCCCAACCGGGTCATGTCGTGCAGCGGTGCAGCCGACAGCAGGGTACCGGGGCGGTCGCCGGTCAGGTCATCACGGGCATAGAACAGCCACCAGGACCCGTCTGGAGC is a window of Deinococcus deserti VCD115 DNA encoding:
- a CDS encoding glycoside hydrolase family 43 protein, whose translation is MSGPTTRGSLPQHPLYSGDFADPFVLELDGTYYAYGTGLHGQEGVRAFEVLSSPDLQNWTSHGGVLEPLSAERQDYWAPEVARAGDTLYLYYSVGHGDAGHHLRVATATHPLGPFVDQGLNLTPDEPFAIDPHPFQAPDGSWWLFYARDDLTGDRPGTLLSAAPLHDMTRLGETQTILRASGDWQVYQRARSMYGAVYDWHTLEGPFVLHRHGRYHLLYSGGAWTNETYGVGHAVADHPLGPWTEPVPGANVLRTAGHLTGPGHASVTQLAGEDILIFHAWDAERTRRQLHAAPLRWNGDLPSALPEALPS